CTCACAGCCGCTGCCTACAGCGCGCTGGCCGCCACCGGCGACGACTGGATGAAGGAACATGTCGTCACCAAAATGATCAGTGGTGAATGGACGGGCACCATGTGCCTGACCGAGCCCCATTGCGGCACTGACCTCAAACTAATGAAAACCCGCGCCGTCGAGCAGGACGACGGCACCTATAAGCTGACCGGTACAAAGATTTTCATCTCCGGCGGCGACCACGACATGACGGACAACATCGTGCACATGGTGATTGCCAAAATCCCCGACGAAGACGGCAAGCTGGCGGATGATCTGTCCACCGTGAACTTTTTCATGGTGCCCAAGGTAAACGTGAACCCAGAAACAGGCGCGCTGGAAGAACGCAATGGCGTATCTACCGGCTCCATCGAAAAGAAGATGGGCATCAAGGCGCAGGCCACGTGTGTTCTCAACTTCGATGATGCCAAGGCCTATCGCCTCGGCCCCAAGCCGCAGTCCAAATCTGCGGATGCAGATGGTGACAAGCCAAAGTCCAAGTCATCCGGCATGGCCGGCATGTTCGGCATGATGAATGCCGCCCGCATGGGCGTTGGCATTCAGGGCATCGCCATTGGCGACGTCGCCTACCAGAACGGCGCGATATATGCCAATGAACGCCTGGCTGGTCGCGCGCTTTCCGGTGCCAAAAACACTGACGGCCCGGCAGACCCCATCATCGTGCACCCCGACGTGCGCCGGATGCTTCTGGCGTCACGCTCGTTCGTGGAAGGGGCGCGCGCGCTCGCCATGTGGGTATCTGTGATGTTCACCGAAGCCCGATCGGCGCCTGACGCGGAAACCCGTGAGTTCGCCGGTGACATGGGCCAGTTGATGACCCCCATCATCAAGGGCTACTTCACCGACAAGGGTTTTGAAGCGGCCAACATGTCGATGCAGGTTTTCGGTGGCCACGGCTATGTGCGTGACCACGGCATGGAGCAGTTCGTGCGCGATGCCCGCATCAACCAGGTGTATGAAGGTGCCAACGGCGTGCAGGCACTTGATCTTGTGGGGCGCAAGATGACCTCCAAGGGTGGCCGTGCGCCGATGGCGTTTTTTGCTCATGTGCAGAAGTTTATCGATGCAAACAAGGATGATGCCAAACTCAAGCCATTGCTTGCGTCTTTGCAGGCAGGTCTTGGCGACCTTCAGCACGCAGCCCTATGGTTGGCCGAAAATGCGCCGAAAGACTTTGAAGAAGCAGGTGCTGCCTCCTACGACGTGATGACCATGTTCGGCATCGTGTCGCTGGGCTTCATGTGGGCGCAGATGGCCAAAACGGCGCAGGAAAAGCTCGACGCCGGAGAAGGCGACGCGGAGTTCTACAAGCGCAAACTGGTGCTGGCCAAGTTCTGGATGGAACGCGAAATGCCGATGACAACCTCCCTCAAGGTCCGCGCCGCAGCCGGTGCAAGCACCCTGATGGAGCTGGATGCGGCCAACTTCTAAGGGCAGCAAAGCCTACGAGATACTCCGGCTTGACCTGAGAGTCCGCGCATCAGTCAACAGCGGCGGCAAAGGGGGACTCCTCTTTGCCGCCGCTTTGCGTTATGGCCTTTCTCAACACATCAACATGAGGAAACGCCAAAATGAAAAACCTGTTTGATATCTCCGGCAAGGTTGCCGTGATCACCGGCGGCAGCCGCGGCATTGGCGAAATGATCGCCCAGGGCTTCGTGGAAAACGGCGCAAAGGTCTATATCACCGCACGCAAGGCGGAAGCCTGCGACGCCACCGCCGCGCGCCTCAGCGAAATAGGGGAATGCATCTCGCTTCCCTATGACCTGTCCACCGTTGAAGGCGTCACAGCTTTTGCAAAGGAAATAGCGTCGCGCGAGGAAAAACTCGACATTCTGGTCAACAATGCCGGTGCCGCCTGGGGCGAACCAATTGATGACTACTCCGAAAAAGGCTGGGACAAGGTCTTTGACATCAACCTGAAAGGCCCGTTTTTCCTGACACAAAAGCTGTTGCCGCTGCTGCGCAAAGCCGCCACCTACGAAACGCCTGCACGCGTTATCAACACTGCGTCGATCAACGGCATCGAGCCGCCCATTCTCGAAACCTATGCCTATTCATCTTCCAAGGCCGGCATGATCATGCTGACCCGCCACCTGGCAGGCCAGCTTGCAAAAGACAATATTCTGGTCAACGCGATTGCGCCCGGCCCCTTCCCCTCCAACATGATGGCAGCAACGCTCGCCGAACTCGGCGACGTCATCCGCGCAGAAAACCCGCGCAAGCGTATTGGCGAGCCGGAAGATATAGCTGGTGTCGCCATCTTCCTCGCCTCGCGCGCTTCTGCCTACACAACAGGTGCCTGTGTGCCCTGCGATGGCGGTGCCAGCCAGGTATAAATACTCCCCAAACAAAAAGCCCCCCGGCTACAAACCGGGGGGCTTTTCTTTTGGAAGGTCAGGTCTGCCGCTATTCAGCTGCCTGCGCACGCCCTTCAACCGAGGCTACAAACCCGCCTACTTCATCAATCAGGCGTGGGAGCAGCGCCGTCGGCATATCGTGGCCCCAGCCTGCAATTTCCACCAGTTTGGCACCGGGAATATTGGCCGCCGTATCACGGCCACCTTCAACCCGCACCAGCGGATCATCTGTGCCGTGCAGCACCAGCACCGGGCACGAGATTGTCTTGATGCGCTCGCGGCGATCACCGT
The genomic region above belongs to Pyruvatibacter sp. and contains:
- a CDS encoding SDR family oxidoreductase; its protein translation is MKNLFDISGKVAVITGGSRGIGEMIAQGFVENGAKVYITARKAEACDATAARLSEIGECISLPYDLSTVEGVTAFAKEIASREEKLDILVNNAGAAWGEPIDDYSEKGWDKVFDINLKGPFFLTQKLLPLLRKAATYETPARVINTASINGIEPPILETYAYSSSKAGMIMLTRHLAGQLAKDNILVNAIAPGPFPSNMMAATLAELGDVIRAENPRKRIGEPEDIAGVAIFLASRASAYTTGACVPCDGGASQV
- a CDS encoding acyl-CoA dehydrogenase C-terminal domain-containing protein, whose protein sequence is MPTYKAPVDDFMFIFHDLLKIHERSDLPGFEDLTPDMTRAILEAGGKFCEEVLQPINQSGDEEGAHFENGVVRVPAGFKEAYQQYCDNGWNRLGAPESVGGANMPSVVTFAFTEMGMAANQSFAMYPGLTAAAYSALAATGDDWMKEHVVTKMISGEWTGTMCLTEPHCGTDLKLMKTRAVEQDDGTYKLTGTKIFISGGDHDMTDNIVHMVIAKIPDEDGKLADDLSTVNFFMVPKVNVNPETGALEERNGVSTGSIEKKMGIKAQATCVLNFDDAKAYRLGPKPQSKSADADGDKPKSKSSGMAGMFGMMNAARMGVGIQGIAIGDVAYQNGAIYANERLAGRALSGAKNTDGPADPIIVHPDVRRMLLASRSFVEGARALAMWVSVMFTEARSAPDAETREFAGDMGQLMTPIIKGYFTDKGFEAANMSMQVFGGHGYVRDHGMEQFVRDARINQVYEGANGVQALDLVGRKMTSKGGRAPMAFFAHVQKFIDANKDDAKLKPLLASLQAGLGDLQHAALWLAENAPKDFEEAGAASYDVMTMFGIVSLGFMWAQMAKTAQEKLDAGEGDAEFYKRKLVLAKFWMEREMPMTTSLKVRAAAGASTLMELDAANF